A window of Theropithecus gelada isolate Dixy chromosome 14, Tgel_1.0, whole genome shotgun sequence contains these coding sequences:
- the LOC112606198 gene encoding NADH-cytochrome b5 reductase 2 isoform X2, producing MNSRKREPITLQDPEAKYPLPLIEKEKISHNTRRFRFELPSPDHVLGLPVGNYVQLLAKIDNELVVRAYTPVSSDDDRGFVDLIIKIYFKNVHPQYPEGGKMTQYLENMKIGDTIFFRGPKGRLFYHGPGNLGIRPDQTSEPKKKLAHHLGMIAGGTGITPMLQLIRHITKDPSDSTRMSLIFANQTEEDILVRKELEEIARTHPDQFDLWYTLDRPPIGTISSALTHHGSASTLDHFEDWSLFVLFLFYRNRCGGEPWALAPGGKCEKLRERGFGMACF from the exons ATGAACTCCAGGAAGAGAGAGCCTATCACCTTACAAGACCCTGAAGCCAAGTACCCGCTGCCCTTGATTGAGAAAGAG aaaaTCAGCCACAACACCCGGAGGTTCCGCTTTGAACTGCCTTCGCCTGACCATGTCTTAGGACTTCCTGTAG GTAACTATGTCCAGCTCTTGGCGAAAATTGATAATGAATTGGTGGTCAGGGCTTACACGCCTGTCTCCAGTGATGATGACAGAGGCTTTGTGGACTTAATTATAAAG ATCTACTTCAAAAATGTACACCCCCAATATCCTGAAGGGGGGAAGATGACTCAGTATTTGGAGAACATGAAAATCGGGGACACCATCTTTTTTCGAGGGCCAAAGGGACGCTTGTTTTACCATGGGCCAG GGAATCTTGGAATCAGACCAGACCAGACGAGTGAGCCTAAAAAAAAACTGGCCCATCACCTGGGAATGATTGCTGGGGGCACAG GCATCACACCCATGTTGCAGCTCATTCGCCACATCACCAAGGACCCCAGTGACAGCACCAGGATGTCCCTCATCTTTGCCAACCAG ACAGAGGAGGATATATTGGTCAGAAAAGAGCTTGAAGAAATTGCCAGGACTCACCCAGACCAGTTCGACCTGTGGTACACCCTGGACAGGCCTCCTATTGGTACGATATCCAGTGCCCTCACCCACCATGGGTCAGCATCAACCCTTGACCACTTTGAGGACTGGtctctgtttgttttgtttttgttttataggaaCAGATGTGGGGGTGAACCTTGGGCTCTGGCTCCAGGTGGGAAATGTGAGAAATTGAGGGAGAGAGGATTTGGGATGGCCTGCTTTTAA
- the LOC112606198 gene encoding NADH-cytochrome b5 reductase 2 isoform X3: MNSRKREPITLQDPEAKYPLPLIEKEKISHNTRRFRFELPSPDHVLGLPVGNYVQLLAKIDNELVVRAYTPVSSDDDRGFVDLIIKIYFKNVHPQYPEGGKMTQYLENMKIGDTIFFRGPKGRLFYHGPGNLGIRPDQTSEPKKKLAHHLGMIAGGTGITPMLQLIRHITKDPSDSTRMSLIFANQTEEDILVRKELEEIARTHPDQFDLWYTLDRPPIGWKYSSGFVTADMIKEHLPPPGKSTLILVCGPPPLIQTAAHPNLEKLGYTQDMIFTY; the protein is encoded by the exons ATGAACTCCAGGAAGAGAGAGCCTATCACCTTACAAGACCCTGAAGCCAAGTACCCGCTGCCCTTGATTGAGAAAGAG aaaaTCAGCCACAACACCCGGAGGTTCCGCTTTGAACTGCCTTCGCCTGACCATGTCTTAGGACTTCCTGTAG GTAACTATGTCCAGCTCTTGGCGAAAATTGATAATGAATTGGTGGTCAGGGCTTACACGCCTGTCTCCAGTGATGATGACAGAGGCTTTGTGGACTTAATTATAAAG ATCTACTTCAAAAATGTACACCCCCAATATCCTGAAGGGGGGAAGATGACTCAGTATTTGGAGAACATGAAAATCGGGGACACCATCTTTTTTCGAGGGCCAAAGGGACGCTTGTTTTACCATGGGCCAG GGAATCTTGGAATCAGACCAGACCAGACGAGTGAGCCTAAAAAAAAACTGGCCCATCACCTGGGAATGATTGCTGGGGGCACAG GCATCACACCCATGTTGCAGCTCATTCGCCACATCACCAAGGACCCCAGTGACAGCACCAGGATGTCCCTCATCTTTGCCAACCAG ACAGAGGAGGATATATTGGTCAGAAAAGAGCTTGAAGAAATTGCCAGGACTCACCCAGACCAGTTCGACCTGTGGTACACCCTGGACAGGCCTCCTATTG GCTGGAAGTACAGCTCAGGCTTTGTTACTGCCGACATGATCAAGGAGCACCTTCCTCCTCCAGGGAAGTCCACGCTCATCCTGGTGTGTGGCCCACCACCCCTGATCCAGACGGCAGCTCACCCTAACCTGGAGAAGCTGGGTTATACCCAGGACATGATTTTCACCTACTAA
- the LOC112606198 gene encoding NADH-cytochrome b5 reductase 2 isoform X1, producing the protein MLGVSLRDPSLLLTITVIGVTVLVLVLKSMNSRKREPITLQDPEAKYPLPLIEKEKISHNTRRFRFELPSPDHVLGLPVGNYVQLLAKIDNELVVRAYTPVSSDDDRGFVDLIIKIYFKNVHPQYPEGGKMTQYLENMKIGDTIFFRGPKGRLFYHGPGNLGIRPDQTSEPKKKLAHHLGMIAGGTGITPMLQLIRHITKDPSDSTRMSLIFANQTEEDILVRKELEEIARTHPDQFDLWYTLDRPPIGWKYSSGFVTADMIKEHLPPPGKSTLILVCGPPPLIQTAAHPNLEKLGYTQDMIFTY; encoded by the exons ATGTTGGGCGTCTCACTCCGG GACCCGTCCCTGCTCCTGACCATCACCGTCATTGGGGTCACTGTGCTCGTGTTGGTCCTGAAGAGCATGAACTCCAGGAAGAGAGAGCCTATCACCTTACAAGACCCTGAAGCCAAGTACCCGCTGCCCTTGATTGAGAAAGAG aaaaTCAGCCACAACACCCGGAGGTTCCGCTTTGAACTGCCTTCGCCTGACCATGTCTTAGGACTTCCTGTAG GTAACTATGTCCAGCTCTTGGCGAAAATTGATAATGAATTGGTGGTCAGGGCTTACACGCCTGTCTCCAGTGATGATGACAGAGGCTTTGTGGACTTAATTATAAAG ATCTACTTCAAAAATGTACACCCCCAATATCCTGAAGGGGGGAAGATGACTCAGTATTTGGAGAACATGAAAATCGGGGACACCATCTTTTTTCGAGGGCCAAAGGGACGCTTGTTTTACCATGGGCCAG GGAATCTTGGAATCAGACCAGACCAGACGAGTGAGCCTAAAAAAAAACTGGCCCATCACCTGGGAATGATTGCTGGGGGCACAG GCATCACACCCATGTTGCAGCTCATTCGCCACATCACCAAGGACCCCAGTGACAGCACCAGGATGTCCCTCATCTTTGCCAACCAG ACAGAGGAGGATATATTGGTCAGAAAAGAGCTTGAAGAAATTGCCAGGACTCACCCAGACCAGTTCGACCTGTGGTACACCCTGGACAGGCCTCCTATTG GCTGGAAGTACAGCTCAGGCTTTGTTACTGCCGACATGATCAAGGAGCACCTTCCTCCTCCAGGGAAGTCCACGCTCATCCTGGTGTGTGGCCCACCACCCCTGATCCAGACGGCAGCTCACCCTAACCTGGAGAAGCTGGGTTATACCCAGGACATGATTTTCACCTACTAA